One Nicotiana sylvestris chromosome 12, ASM39365v2, whole genome shotgun sequence genomic window carries:
- the LOC138882855 gene encoding uncharacterized protein, with the protein MEIDCVQSVRKCYQCQVHADMIKVSPSELNATSSPWPFAARGMDVIGLIELTTSNMHMFILVAIDYFTKWVEAASDKAITKKVIADFGKDHIICRFGVPESIVTNNVANLNSDLMKAIMARAFNKRAKPRQFALGQLVLKKIFPHQDEAKGKFSPNWQGPYMVHRVLTRGALILVEMDQEIYRKPINSDAIKRYYA; encoded by the exons ATGGAGATAGACTGCGTCCAGTCtgtccgcaaatgctaccaatgccaagtgcacgccgatatgataaaagtgtcgccaagcgagctcaatgcaacaagctcaccttggccattcgccgcccggggaatggatgtcattggtctgATTGAGCTCACTACTTCAAACATGCAcatgtttattctagtagccattgattactttacgaaatgggtagaggctgcatctgaCAAAGCTATAACCAAGAAAGTTATCGCAGACTTTGGCAAAGATCATATcatttgccgattcggagttcccgagtccattgttactaaTAATgttgccaatctcaacagtgatttgatgaaggccat aatggctagagctttcaacaaaagggccaaaccaaggcaatttgcccTAGGACAGttagtgctgaagaagatcttcccacaccaagatgaagccaaagggaaattctctcccaactggcagggtccttacatggttcacagggtgttaacaagaggagcactcatactcgtAGAGATGGATCAAGAAATTTATCGAAAACCAATTAATTCAGACGCGATTAAGAGATATTAcgcttag